A region from the Aegilops tauschii subsp. strangulata cultivar AL8/78 chromosome 5, Aet v6.0, whole genome shotgun sequence genome encodes:
- the LOC109786940 gene encoding GDSL esterase/lipase EXL3, which produces MRRLRLQQLAVVVAVLAVVCPALCREQQNNGTAAVAGEERRSPRATAVIVFGDSIVDPGNNNNLHTQIKANHPPYGKDFDGHVATGRFSNGLVPSDLVAQKLHVKKLVAPWLNVDHTPEDLLTGVSFASGATGYDPLTPKIVSVITLEQQLEYFDEYRRKLVAIAGEEEAERIIDGAFFFVCAGSDDVANTYFTTPFRILEYDIPSYVDLLLVGVDKFLRSVSARGAKLIGFVGLPPIGCVPSQRTVGGGLHRRCEPKRNYAAQLYNSRVQVLIDGLNAEPGFNTRVVYLGIYDIIRELAEGGERWGFTETTRGCCGTGLIEVTNLCDSRFMAVCQDVSKHVFFDSFHPTQRAYKIIVDNMWDTYGHLLQP; this is translated from the exons ATGAGGAGGTTGCGGTTGCAGCAGCTCGCCGTCGTCGTGGCGGTACTGGCGGTGGTGTGTCCGGCTTTGTGCCGGGAGCAGCAGAACAATgggacggcggcggtggcgggggaGGAGAGGCGGAGTCCGAGGGCGACGGCGGTGATCGTGTTCGGCGACTCCATCGTTGACCCGGGGAACAACAACAACCTGCACACCCAGATCAAGGCCAACCATCCGCCCTACGGCAAGGACTTCGACGGCCACGTCGCCACTGGCCGCTTCTCCAACGGCCTCGTGCCCTCTGACCTCGTCG CCCAGAAACTTCACGTGAAGAAGCTCGTTGCTCCGTGGCTCAATGTCGACCACACTCCGGAGGACCTCCTCACGGGCGTTAGCTTTGCCTCAGGCGCCACAGGATATGATCCCCTAACTCCAAAGATCGTG AGTGTGATCACGCTGGAACAACAACTGGAGTACTTCGATGAGTATCGCCGCAAGTTGGTGGCCATCGCCGGCGAGGAAGAGGCCGAGAGGATCATCGACGGCGCCTTCTTTTTTGTGTGCGCTGGCTCGGATGACGTGGCCAACACCTACTTCACCACTCCGTTCCGAATCCTGGAGTACGACATCCCGTCCTACGTGGACCTCCTCCTCGTCGGCGTGGACAAGTTCCTCCGAAGCGTGAGCGCTCGCGGAGCAAAGCTTATCGGTTTCGTGGGCCTTCCACCTATCGGGTGTGTGCCGTCGCAGCGGACGGTCGGCGGCGGGTTGCACCGTCGCTGCGAGCCCAAACGCAACTACGCGGCACAACTCTACAACTCGAGGGTGCAGGTGCTCATTGACGGGTTGAACGCGGAGCCTGGGTTCAACACCCGCGTTGTCTACTTGGGGATCTATGACATCATCCGAGAGCTCGCCGAGGGCGGGGAGCGGTGGGGGTTCACAGAGACGACCCGCGGGTGTTGTGGGACTGGGCTCATTGAGGTGACGAATCTCTGCGACTCGAGGTTCATGGCGGTGTGCCAAGACGTATCCAAGCATGTCTTCTTCGACAGCTTCCATCCCACGCAAAGGGCGTACAAGATCATTGTTGATAACATGTGGGACACCTACGGCCACCTCCTGCAACCCTAA